A window from Toxoplasma gondii ME49 chromosome IX, whole genome shotgun sequence encodes these proteins:
- a CDS encoding 2-oxoisovalerate dehydrogenase subunit alpha, putative (encoded by transcript TGME49_292100), producing MASSACRVRLVTCGLIRTSISCEAGEALTKRAPLFYCVPPTKASFRTLSPPSSTVLSSSSLSPSYPLYPVSCASLFISAGPSLLSTVGMCPKAWSEALISRSMQNVRYASSLPQFRGIFPAKSVTEVYFARPEEGLPLLRCLSMSGALLEGPSSLPFPLDLGVRMLRVMIQSQVYDSTFYDIQRQGRISFYMTSFGEEASLVGSAAALHKDDLLLLQYRELSALMWRGLTLDDILAQLFATKNDPGKGRQMPVHYGATNVNMMPICSPLAVKIPQGAGVGYAYTLQKKNAVAVVYFGEGAASEGDASVGFNFAATLGSQTLFLCRNNGYAISTPVGEQYKGDGVGARAVAYGIDTVRVDGTDLVAVYAAVKAARELVVAQRKPAFVEMMTYRIGHHSTSDESGAYRSAEEVEQWQASAAHPIRRFATFLTNQGRWSAEEESALVVETRKEVLAKIRVHEKMKHPPVLSGIFSDVYSTVPQFLREQREMLKAFLSRPGRAVQYNLEGFERDSDDSCK from the exons ATGGCATCTTCGGCTTGTCGCGTTCGCCTTGTCACGTGTGGTCTAATACGAACCAGCATATCCTGCGAAGCCGGAGAGGCGCTGACAAAACGCGCCCCTCTCTTCTATTGTGTTCCACCAACAAAAGCGTCTTTTCGaaccctgtctcctccttcgtcaacggttctgtcttcttcatccctGTCACCGTCGTATCCTTTGTATCCTGTATCTTGTGCCTCTTTGTTTATTTCTGCTGGTCCTTCGCTCCTCAGCACAGTGGGGATGTGTCCGAAGGCGTGGTCGGAAGCTTTAATTTCGAGAAGCATGCAAAACGTCAGATAtgcgtcttctttgcctCAGTTTCGCGGCATTTTCCCGGCTAAAAGTGTAACCGAAGTCTACTTCGCGAGGCCGGAAGAAggtttgcctcttcttcgctgtctaAGCATGTCTGGTGCCCTCCTTGAGGgcccttcgtctctgccgtttcctctcgaccTAGGCGTCCGCATGCTAAGGGTGATGATTCAAAGTCAGGTTTACGATTCCACGTTCTACGACATCCAAAGACAGGGGAGAATTTCCTTTTACATGACCTCCTTCGGTGAGGAGGCTTCTCTCGTTGGGAGCGCCGCTGCGCTACACAAAGacgaccttcttcttctccaatACCGCGAACTGTCGGCTCTCATGTGGAGAGGCTTGACACTCGATGATATTCTGGCACAGCTCTTTGCCACCAAAAATGATCCTGGGAAAGGCAGACAAATGCCCGTACACTACGGAG CGACGAACGTAAATATGATGCCCATCTGCTCCCCGCTGGCGGTTAAGATTCCTCAGGGTGCAGGGGTTGGCTACGCGTATACGCTTCAAAAGAAGAACGCTGTGGCGGTTGTCTATTTTGGTGAAGGTGCTGCGAGCGAAG gCGACGCCTCCGTCGGGTTCAACTTCGCTGCAACGTTGGGGTCTCAgactctctttctttgccgAAACAACGGCTACGCAATCAGCACACCAGTGGGAGAACAGTACAAGGGAGATGGAGTTGGAGCTCGGGCGGTCGCCTACGGTATTGACACCGTTCGCGTAGACGGAACTGACCTTG TAGCCGTGTATGCGGCGGTAAAGGCAGCGCGAGAGCTCGTTGTGGCACAGCGCAAACCTGCTTTCGTTGAAATGATGACCTACAG GATAGGTCACCATTCTACAAGCGATGAAAGTGGTGCCTACCGCTCTGCGGAAGAAGTGGAGCAATGGCAAGCCTCGGCTGCTCACCCTATTCGTCGGTTCGCAACTTTTCTCACTAATCAG GGCAGGTGGAGCgctgaagaggaaagcgcACTTGTggtggagacgcggaaggagGTCCTGGCGAAAATTCG GGTCCACGAGAAAATGAAACATCCGCCTGTGCTCTCGGGCATTTTTTCCGACGTCTATAGCACGGTGCCTCAGTTCCTACGGGAGCAGCGGGAGATGCTAAAAGCATTTTTATCTCGgcctggaagggcagtgcAGTACAATTTAGAGGGcttcgagagagacagtgatGACAGCTGCAAATAG
- a CDS encoding formate/nitrite transporter protein (encoded by transcript TGME49_292110~Predicted trans-membrane domain (TMHMM2.0):100-123:142-165:184-207:237-257:263-286:305-328), translating to MCSIPPLRLLEVVDDLTCLVNSSQYSRWNFFTFTLPGFTLPMRKEFTSSCKGSFSNHPVPDHPCKLVVFFRPKMVVTAGADAYLKILEYGVKKTQLRIDRLLLQAFMAGIFVAMAGHCCTVLAGSYPTDPGDPLAVAKPTQKFIYGALFPVAFICIILTGAELFTGNTMTMLICYFQKRVTMLQLGVNWLGSLAGNWLGALFGAYFLSYLTGALGDEHVRQFLFRTCVNKISYGWGECFLRGVGCNTFVCLAVWAVIASENVAGKVLVMWFPIVAFCVGGYEHIIANMYTLQAGLMAGAPVAILDVIAFNFLPTLLGNIVGGCLLVGAVYAYNFYPTLSYTETTGAKVYVQEVGPVLDRRSSMQVSMTEREPDGQVVTEYEAVPFESFGGEYIVNKHATMAAPIPSRASSFLYPFQWQRQRSQSGNLSTHARLDLPNRPVEPPSDGLEVTPQSQTAESVAQQV from the exons ATGTGCTCGATACCGCCACTACGGTTGCTTGAGGTGGTCGATGACCTGACCTGTCTTGTGAACTCAAGCCAGTACAGTCGCTGGAATTTCTTCACATTCACCTTACCAGGATTCACGCTGCCTATGAGGAAGGAATTCACTTCCAGTTGCAAGGGTTCTTTTTCAAATCATCCGGTTCCTGACCATC CTTGTAAGCTCGTCGTGTTTTTTCGTCCCAAAATGGTGGTGACGGCAGGGGCGGACGCCTATCTGAAAATCTTGGAGTACGGCGTCAAGAAGACCCAGCTTCGAATAGACCGGCTCCTCCTCCAGGCCTTTATGGCAGGAATATTTGTTGCGATGGCTGGCCACTGCTGCACGGTCCTGG CCGGATCTTACCCGACGGATCCTGGAGATCCTTTGGCTGTTGCGAAACCGACACAGAAATTCATCTACGGAGCTCTGTTCCCTGTCGCCTTCATCTGTATCATTCTTACTGGAGCGGAGCTCTTTACCGGCAACACGATGACTATGCTGATTTGCTACTTTCAAAAACGGGTGACGATGCTTCAGCTAGGAGTGAACTGGCTTGGGAGTTTGGCAGGTAATTGGTTGGGTGCTCTCTTCGGAGCGTATTTTCTCTCATATTTGACCGGAGCGCTGGGAGATGAACACGTCCGTCAATTTCTGTTCCGGACATGCGTTAATAAGATCTCCTACGGATGGGGAGAGTGCTTCCTGAGAGGGGTTGGATGCAATACATTCGTTTGCCTTGCAGTCTGGGCAGTCATAGCATCCGAAAATGTCGCCGGCAAAGTCCTCGTAATGTG GTTCCCAATAGTTGCTTTCTGCGTGGGCGGCTACGAGCACATCATTGCCAACATGTACACGCTACAGGCGGGGTTGATGGCTGGGGCTCCTGTTGCGATCTTGGACGTGATTGCATTCAATTTCTTGCCAACTCTCCTCGGTAATATT GTTGGCGGCTGTCTGCTGGTAGGCGCCGTGTACGCGTACAACTTCTATCCGACTTTGAGCTACACAGAAACTACCGGTGCGAAAGTCTACGTCCAAGAAGTCGGGCCAGTGCTGGACCGGCGCTCTTCTATGCAGGTGTCTATGACAGAGCGTGAACCGGACGGCCAGGTGGTTACAGAATATGAAGCAGTACCTTTCGAGTCATTTGGAGGGGAGTATATAGTTAATAAGCACGCCACGATGGCGGCCCCTATTCCGTCGCGAGCATCCTCCTTCCTTTACCCATTTCAATGGCAACGGCAACGTTCTCAGTCGGGCAACCTCAGCACCCATGCTCGTCTGGATCTTCCTAACCGTCCAGTTGAACCTCCTTCAGACGGTCTCGAAGTCACCCCGCAATCACAG ACTGCTGAATCGGTGGCCCAGCAAGTGTGA
- the MORN2 gene encoding membrane occupation and recognition nexus protein MORN2 (encoded by transcript TGME49_292120~Gene product name based on ToxoDB Community Expert Annotation.) yields the protein MGACKSKPKTKRPAEADGGNVAVAAAPTAAPAEGEAEMQKPEGAVTPAGEAAPSQANEKTEAHPELSAAPEEQQGGATGSAEAGGAEASGEAGTAEAKTGDAAEGDKDANAAAGGYHMSAEPEVDVRTVEGEGAEGDLVSRPVVTLANGVTYTGQWLGTKKHGQGVQQWPDGAKYVGQWKDGFADGQGVFTHADGDFYEGQWRMDKANGYGEYRHSDGSEYRGGWRDDKKHGEAVEKWADGSHFEGQYANGKKEGEGSFTWPEGSHYRGQFRENEIHGQGRYIWADGRCYEGQWAHNRMNGEGVFTWSDGRKYVGGYVNDKKEGQGTFLWTDGRSFRGGWLNGKQHGVGEFTARSGEKKRGIWDQGVRQRWLEDNEDVDEHGQVVKVNVESRSANAAPARTDTNAIRQTASTAGSAQPATGSRASLNGAQLSSQGSGSGRTLHPGNSGNAEHTQFLGVESAPVTA from the coding sequence ATGGGCGCCTGCAAAAGCAAGCCAAAGACTAAGCGGCCCGCGGAGGCCGACGGCGGCAATGTCGCGGTCGCCGCGGCGCCGACGGCTGCCCCCGCGGAGGGCGAGGCAGAAATGCAGAAACCGGAGGGAGCGGTGACGCCTGCAGGGGAAGCTGCTCCGAGCCAGGCCAAcgaaaagacagaggcgcACCCAGAGCTTTCTGCAGCGCCCGAAGAGCAGCAAGGAGGCGCGACAGGGAGTGCAGAGGCCGGCGGAGCTGAGGCGTCGGGTGAGGCGGGGAccgcggaggcgaagactGGCGACGCAGCTGAGGGCGACAAAGACGCGAATGCGGCAGCGGGCGGCTACCACATGAGCGCGGAACCGGAAGTGGACGTGAGGACCgtcgagggagagggagCTGAGGGCGACCTCGTGTCGAGACCCGTAGTCACGCTGGCGAACGGCGTGACGTATACCGGCCAGTGGCTGGGCACCAAGAAGCACGGCCAGGGAGTGCAGCAGTGGCCGGACGGAGCCAAGTACGTAGGTCAATGGAAGGACGGATTCGCGGACGGTCAGGGGGTATTTACGCACGCGGACGGGGACTTCTACGAAGGCCAGTGGCGGATGGACAAGGCGAACGGGTACGGGGAGTACAGACACTCGGACGGAAGCGAGTACCGGGGCGGGTGGCGCGACGACAAAAAGCACGGCGAGGCCGTCGAGAAATGGGCAGACGGGTCTCACTTCGAGGGCCAGTACGCGAACGGAAAGAAGGAGGGCGAGGGTTCCTTCACCTGGCCCGAGGGCTCGCACTACCGCGGCCAGTTCCGCGAAAACGAAATCCACGGACAGGGTCGGTACATCTGGGCTGACGGCCGCTGCTACGAAGGCCAGTGGGCGCACAACCGCATGAATGGCGAAGGTGTCTTCACCTGGTCAGACGGGCGCAAGTACGTCGGCGGGTACGTGAACGACAAGAAGGAGGGCCAAGGCACTTTCTTGTGGACTGACGGCCGGTCCTTCCGCGGCGGCTGGCTGAACGGCAAGCAACACGGTGTCGGAGAGTTCACAGCGCGCtccggggagaagaaacgcggcaTCTGGGACCAGGGCGTCCGCCAGCGCTGGCtcgaagacaacgaagacgTCGACGAACACGGCCAAGTAGTCAAAGTCAACGTTGAATCCCGCTCCGCAAACGCCGCACCCGCCAGGACAGATACAAACGCGATTCGCCAAACAGCCAGCACTGCCGGCTCGGCGCAGCCCGCGACTGGCAGCAGGGCCTCGTTGAACGGAGCGCAGCTCAGCTCTCAAGGCAGTGGGTCGGGCAGAACCTTGCACCCCGGAAACTCAGGCAACGCCGAGCATACCCAGTTCCTCGGTGTCGAGAGCGCTCCTGTCACAGCTTGA
- the RPL13A gene encoding ribosomal protein RPL13A (encoded by transcript TGME49_292130) → MMFSISIPGLEATAHPCGPVHVRVVLYSVQAEGSQGVFALDLFVVAKKPRHSCVSSFSDAWNVAAQEREFTFSKDFCTRRVSKMTFKKVVVIDCQGHLLGRLASVVAKELLKGQQIICVRCEDINISGSLHRNRLKYQRFLRLRMNSNPRRGPYHLRAPSRILWRTIRGMLRHKVERGQKALARLQVFEGVPTMVERKKRMVVPSALRIVRLKPKRNFCRLGDLSSQVGWSHGDLVARLEEKRKTRSSAYYQKKKERTKMQAEAKSFAQTTLPKDQVAFLQQYGHA, encoded by the exons ATGATGTTTTCCATCAGCATCCCCGGTTTGGAAGCGACAGCACACCCATGTGGGCCTGTGCATGTACGCGTCGTCTTATATTCTGTGCAAGCTGAGGGCAGCCAGGGTGTGTTTGCTCTGGATCTTTTCGTCGTGGCCAAGAAACCTCGTCAttcttgtgtctcctctttttctgatGCGTGGAACGTCGCAGCTCAGGAAAGAGAGTTCACCTTTTCAAAGGACTTCTGTACCCGGAGAGTTTCCAAGATGACGTTCAAGAAG gTCGTTGTGATCGACTGCCAGGGCCATCTCTTGGGCCGTCTGGCTTCGGTCGTTGCCAAGGAGCTGCTCAAGGGCCAGCAGATCATCTGCGTGAGATGCGAAGATATCAACATCTCTG GATCTCTCCATCGCAACAGACTGAAGTACCAGcgcttccttcgtctgcgaATGAACTCGAACCCCAGACGCGGACCGTACCACCTCCGCGCCCCCTCGCGGATCCTCTGGAGAACGATTCGTGGCATGTTGCGACACAAAGTTGAGCGTGGCCAGAAGGCTCTCGCCAGACTCCAG GTCTTCGAGGGCGTTCCGACCATggtcgagaggaagaagcgcatgGTTGTCCCCAGCGCTCTGCGCATTGTGCGTCTGAAGCCGAAGCGCAACTTCTGCCGTTTGGGCGACCTTTCCTCCCAAGTGGGCTGGTCGCACGGCGACTTGGTTGCGCGtttggaagagaagagaaagacgcgctCCAGCGCCTACtaccagaagaagaaggagagaaccaAGATGCaggcggaagcgaagagctTCGCTCAGACGACGTTGCCCAAAGACCAGGTCGCCTTCCTGCAGCAGTACGGCCACGCATAa
- the NEK gene encoding NIMA-related protein kinase NIMA1 (encoded by transcript TGME49_292140~Gene product name based on ToxoDB Community Expert Annotation.) encodes MEQFGGPSGFMPPASYTAPLGKYPTKQPSAAYPSDGGRHATKENPRPAEGQASRQSSSVPSAMASKPIQDPEGHSAQPTSSYCRAQTPRSTPLPVALDEEARLSQYEVIRQIGAGRFGEVFIIRHKATKALLCWKLVFYKGLREKEKKQLVSEVNVMRELRHANIVRYHDRIVCRSRQCLYIVMEYCDAGDLAKQIEAAHKHHGGIDQDRIVLVVVQLIHALAYCHEGVGQERRRVLHRDLKPCNIFLASHPEYPDDSSRCIAKLGDFGLSRHLNMHSMAHSCVGTPYYWSPELLEDGQKTYNVKSDMWALGCVIYEMCTGKTPFAQAQTMPQLKERVRCGPVLPVPGFSDSLNALMASLLQPNPNNRPSALQCLGYTIFRGCSYTPPPLYRSSSAPSWTPRNASPARGSPSSAVSTVSTVTTSPGSSSRTSFSAPSSHDAAASSPASASASSRYQHQRSSSYSSDSAGPSGASAPSQKAPGPGRPPETPSRESFDLASKARPGFFAEAPPPHAFAEASPPESHASEFLPPANGAANEARNERTQRDRTRRAASATAAAAVSAFERQQREGRSMSPDPSAPLASIEEEEEGEGDDAGCGSLGSGSGVTRRMPGASLNREDRREAPGLRHADTHKRDDRDGAIWTGRREEAPFSRPGSELARDFGAASQNKVDTSRFSGASSGKPRPGNPQNEDRASFASDTSARQTVYLSGLSRRCSEPPAAFHSAVSPWDPAPPRLSSAASSSSSSRAVSPSSLRRASSREMKYPTDDRPAVAAGSSGVALARAERGPEPGAPWGNEETEGLHVHGRPSAAPASSFSSERTSRPGHPDEARESEHCFQGRGRFAEAEASPATEGKDPRDSGFEERSGRRDEGRTDGGEAQSFGYWPNGRSDEARDRLGAPSVSPFSSKRITRRSSTAAGLSTYASPSDPAPSARAPAEWRRGAAGSSTVSAAGACGRFLPSPRSWQGNEKSFPSSSDHPSAYPALPHPAAPAYPEPGAQASNQFPRRRQSAFPSVKRLDYEEEHASSACLPTLLSPRFPHHPVSRPAGGVSPRSSQRQALAPTLAGMTFERRLSAGPLSSAPFSAPQERTTRLVGHRHALAADAERAEAPFSHAFRPGHHDRTPVGARRVPPRAETPGVSLDPGFRTGGPLDRGPVGSGGLEGQSFDFAHPTHASSEKKEAETEWSNPTAPVFYSPRSPRNDLPPGDGARSPYSAHLRPGVSEACSSFSVPPTERYEDDKNSHHAGSGGAFSPPTFGSPTPGPVPVGNERTFGRNPSPAATCASFSAKTGLRTPAPNGLAGDSGAFRSTNSLQRTPMSRRVSAPFGAGSAEGATAFGSRYASSGSFSKKFPQGSSSGVHEGGGAFGRRQEGDVSRVDAHGSVSPRSFSFLQRSDAPLSRGQPEGSHFQKHGETRASPDFARKGDSTQTHASGGRDFSQSGPFETQDFTFGEQPTRETRHMAPSPRGIERGGPQGSFVGHDTSFSVYAPRAGHAEGVESGCSAFEAPSESLSRRDGEADRENTVPNANGQMPVSGMPASKQTYGDDCDLYDNSAWTAQKHAPENFHAAVAPYPSSLLTGFAEGQQKAASRSSCLGGDR; translated from the exons ATGGAGCAGTTCGGTGGTCCAAGCGGGTTCATGCCTCCCGCATCGTATACCGCGCCGCTGGGCAAGTACCCTACCAAGCAGCCGTCTGCTGCTTATCCTAGTGACGGAGGGCGTCACGCCACTAAGGAGAATCCGAGACCAGCAGAAGGACAGGCTTCCCGCCAGAGCAGCTCTGTACCATCCGCGATGGCGTCAAAACCCATCCAAGATCCAGAGGGACATTCCGCACAGCCCACCTCGAG CTATTGCAGAGCGCAGACACCGCGGTCGACGCCGCTCCCCGTGGCTCTggacgaagaggcgcgaCTCTCTCAATATGAAGTGATTAGACAGATTGGTGCAGGACGATTTGGAGAGGTTTTCATTATCCGCCATAAA GCGACAAAGGCCCTCCTCTGTTGGAAGCTGGTATTTTACAAAGGcctgagggagaaggagaagaaacagcttGTGTCGGAAGTGAACGTCATGCGCGAGCTCCGCCACGCAAACATTGTGCGGTACCACGATCGCATTGTCTGCCGATCGAGGCAGTGCCTGTACATCGTTATGGAATATTGCGACGCTGGAGATCTCGCGAAGCAGATCGAAGCCGCTCACAAACACCATGGAGGCATTGACCAAGACCGAATCGTTCTGGTCGTCGTCCAGCTGATCCATGCCCTCGCCTATTGCCACGAGGGTGTCG gcCAGGAGAGACGCCGTGTACTGCACCGGGATCTGAAGCCCTGCAATATCTTTCTGGCGTCCCACCCCGAGTATCCGGACGACTCGTCTCGATGCATTGCGAAGCTCGGAGACTTCGGGCTGTCTAGACACCTAAACATGCATTCGATGGCCCATTCGTGCGTGGGGACGCCATACTACTGGTCGCCAGAACTTCTTGAAGACGGCCAGAAGACCTACAACGTGAAAAGCGACATGTGGGCGCTCGGCTGTGTAATCTACGAAATGTGCACTGGGAAGACGCCCTTCGCGCAGGCGCAAACAATGCCCCAGCTCAAGGAGAGAGTGCGATGCGGGCCTGTTCTGCCGGTCCCGGG GTTCTCCGACTCCCTCAATGCTCTCATGGCGTCTCTGCTCCAGCCAAATCCGAACAACCGGCCCTCGGCTCTCCAGTGTCTGGGGTACACGATCTTTCGCGGCTGTTCGTACACCCCGCCTCCTCTGTaccgttcttcgtctgctcctTCGTGGACTCCGAGAAACGCCTCGCCCGCTCGCGGGTCCCCGTCTTCTGccgtctccactgtctctaCTGTCACAACTTCTCCTGGCTCATCCTCGAGGACCTCCTTCAGCGCTCCGTCTTCGCACGATGCGGCAGCCAGCTCGCCAGCCAGTGCCTCTGCTTCCAGTCGCTATCAGCACCAGCGGTCCTCGTCGTATTCTTCGGATTCCGCAGGACCTAGCGGcgcgtctgcgccttctcagAAGGCGCCAGGCCCCGGGAGGCCGCCGGAGACTCCCTCGCGAGAGAGTTTCGATCTCGCCAGCAAAGCACGGCCGGGCTTCTTCGCCGAGGCGCCACCACCCCACGCGTTTGCTGAGGCCAGTCCTCCGGAGTCGCATGCGTCGGAGTTTCTGCCGCCCGCGAACGGGGCCGCCAACGAAGCGCGAAACGaacgaacgcagagagacagaacgcgcCGGGCCGCCTCAGCCACTGCAGCCGCGGCGGTCTCGGCCTTCGAGCGTCAGCAACGCGAGGGCCGGTCGATGAGTCCCGATCCTTCAGCGCCCCTGGCCTCGattgaagaggaagaagaaggagagggcgACGACGCCGGCTGCGGCAGCCTCGGGAGCGGGAGTGGGGTGACGCGCCGGATGCCAGGGGCATCGCTGAACCGAGAAGACCGAAGAGAAGCTCCAGGACTCCGCCATGCCGACACCcacaagagagacgaccGGGACGGGGCCATCTGgacaggacgaagagaagaggcgccgTTTTCGAGGCCAGGGTCGGAGTTGGCGAGAGATTTCGGCGCGGCGTCGCAAAACAAGGTCGACACCAGCCGGTTCTCCGGCGCTTCGTCGGGAAAGCCAAGGCCTGGCAACCCACAAAATGAAGACCGAGCCTCGTTCGCTTCTGACACTTCGGCCCGCCAAACTGTTTACCTCTCAGGCCTCTCGCGCCGGTGCAGCGAACCTCCGGCGGCGTTCCACTCTGCCGTCTCGCCCTGGGACCCGGCGCCTCCGCGGCTGTCCTCtgccgcgtcttcctcttcctcgtcgcgaGCGGTGtcaccttcctctctcagGCGCGCCTCGTCGCGAGAAATGAAATACCCCACAGACGACCGGCCTGCTGTCGCTGCAGGGTCCAGTGGAGTTGCCCTCGCTCGGGCAGAGCGAGGCCCTGAGCCCGGCGCGCCCTGGGgcaacgaggagacagagggcctGCATGTGCATGGTCGGCCCTCTGCGGCGCCAGCGagctccttctcttcagagCGAACTTCGCGGCCTGGCCACCCGGACGAGGCTCGGGAGTCGGAACACTGCTTCCAGGGACGGGGGAGATTCGCTGAGGCGGAGGCCAGCCCCGCGACAGAGGGGAAAGATCCGAGAGACAGTGgcttcgaggagagaagcggccgGCGAGATGAAGGAAGGAccgacggaggcgaagcgcaGAGTTTCGGCTACTGGCCGAACGGACGGTCGGACGAGGCCCGGGACCGGCTGGGCGCGCCGTccgtgtctcccttttcatCCAAACGGATCACCCGAAGAAGCTCCACAGCCGCGGGTCTGTCCACTTACGCCTCTCCGAGCGATCCCGCTCCCTCGGCTCGCGCACCGGCGgagtggagacgcggagCCGCTGGCTCCTCGACTGTATCGGCTGCCGGCGCATGCGGTAgatttcttccctctcctaGGTCATGGCAAGGCAACGAGAaatcgtttccttcctcatcCGACCACCCGTCTGCGTACCCTGCTCTCCCGCACCCCGCCGCTCCCGCGTACCCGGAGCCTGGAGCCCAGGCCAGCAACCAGTTTCCTCGGCGTCGCCAGTCAGCCTTTCCGAGTGTGAAGCGCCTGGACTACGAAGAAGAGCACGCGTCGAGCGCTTGCCTCCCgacgctgctgtctccgcggttCCCTCACCACCCCGTCTCGCGGCCCGCGGGcggcgtgtctcctcgcagCTCGCAGAGACAGGCCCTGGCCCCGACTCTGGCAGGCATGACCTTCGAGCGCAGACTGTCCGCGGGACCGCTTTCTTCAGCTCCGTTTTCCGCTCCACAAGAAAGGACGACGCGTCTGGTCGGGCATCGCCATGCTCTCGCAGCTGACGCCGAACGGGCAGAGGCCCCGTTCTCTCACGCGTTTCGCCCTGGCCACCACGACCGGACTCCTGTCGGAGCGCGTCGCGTGCCGCCTCGAGCGGAGAcgccaggtgtctccttggATCCCGGATTCCGGACTGGCGGGCCTTTGGACCGCGGCCCCGTGGGCTCTGGAGGCCTGGAGGGACAGTCGTTCGACTTCGCCCACccgacgcatgcgtcttcggagaagaaggaagccgaGACCGAGTGGAGCAATCCGACAGCGCCTGTCTTCTACTCGCCTCGGTCGCCCCGCAACGATCTTCCCCCTGGGGACGGGGCAAGGAGCCCGTACTCTGCACATCTTCGCCCCGGTGTCTCCGAGGCctgctcgtccttctcggTCCCTCCGACCGAGAGATACGAGGACGACAAAAACAGCCATCACGCCGGGTCAGGCGGAGCTTTCTCTCCGCCTACGTTTGGGTCTCCGACGCCAGGACCTGTCCCCGTGGGGAACGAACGCACCTTCGGGAGAAATCCGAGTCCGGCTGCTACATGTGCATCCTTCTCTGCCAAAACTGGCCTCCGAACCCCGGCACCAAACGGCCTGGCAGGCGACAGTGGGGCGTTCCGGTCGACCAATTCTCTGCAGCGGACTCCGATGTCCCGGCGGGTGAGCGCCCCGTTTGGCGCTGGCTCTGCGGAAGGCGCCACTGCGTTTGGTTCCCGGTACGCGTCGTCGGGAAGCTTTTCAAAGAAATTTCCGCaaggcagcagcagcggtGTGCACGAAGGCGGCGGGGCCTTTGgccggagacaggaaggggACGTTTCGCGTGTGGATGCGCATggctctgtgtctcctcgttcgttttcgtttttgcaAAGATCCGACGCCCCGCTTTCTCGAGGTCAACCGGAGGGGAGTCACTTCCAGAAGCATGGCGAGACAAGGGCGTCTCCCGACTTTGCGCGGAAAGGTGACAGCACGCAGACGCACGCTTCTGGCGGAAGAGACTTCTCCCAAAGCGGGCCTTTCGAGACGCAGGACTTCACTTTCGGCGAACAACCGACGCGAGAAACCAGGCACATGGCACCATCGCCGAGAGGAatcgagagaggaggccCGCAGGGGTCCTTCGTCGGACATGATACCTCTTTTTCGGTGTACGCGCCACGGGCAGGACATGCGGAAGGCGTCGAATCCGGGTGTTCTGCGTTCGAGGCGCCCTCggagtctctgtctcgacgagacggcgaagcagacagagagaacaccGTCCCCAACGCTAACGGCCAGATGCCCGTGAGTGGCATGCCTGCCAGCAAGCAAACGTACGGAGACGACTGCGACTTGTACGATAATAGTGCGTGGACCGCACAGAAACATGCGCCAGAGAACTTCCACGCTGCTGTCGCGCCGTATCCGTCGTCCCTGTTGACTGGTTTCGCGGAGGGCCAGCAGAAAGCTGCGTCGCGGTCTTCGTGCTTGGGCGGTGACAGATAG